In the Heteronotia binoei isolate CCM8104 ecotype False Entrance Well chromosome 13, APGP_CSIRO_Hbin_v1, whole genome shotgun sequence genome, one interval contains:
- the LOC132581977 gene encoding olfactory receptor 1L1-like, whose amino-acid sequence MNQKNVTQISEFLLHGFSSQPEVQRVLFLLFLSMYVLNLLGNITIILLIRCDMKLLQTPMYFFLSYLAAADMGFATTIIPKTLENLPSHKKSISYCGCLTQMFFYIYFGNADSYLLASMAYDRYVAICQPMHYSTMMSHKRCLQLATVSWTIPMIHSLLYTILMVRVEFCNPGEIRHFICDIYPVLEVSCSDNKVIDFVLMTEGLVEILGPFVLILISYAFIFYSIMRIPSTIGKRKAFSTCGSHISVVVLFYGGVSWVYFNPSAKNPGLQDTVATVMYTMVIPMLNPFIYTLRNNEMKLAMRRVIRQHFY is encoded by the coding sequence ATGAATCAAAAGAACGTAACTCAGATCTCTGAATTCTTGCTTCATGGTTTCTCATCCCAGCCAGAAGTTCAAAGGGTTCTCTTCCTGCTCTTCCTCTCCATGTATGTACTCAACCTCTTGGGGAATATAACCATCATTTTGCTGATCCGCTGTGATATGAAACTCCTACAAACACCCATGTACTTCTTCTTGAGCTATCTTGCAGCAGCTGATATGGGTTTTGCCACCACCATCATCCCGAAGACACTGGAGAACTTACCGTCTCACAAAAAGTCCATCTCATACTGTGGTTGCCTGACACAAATGTTTTTCTACATATATTTTGGCAATGCAGATAGCTACCTGCTGGCTTCCATGGCCTATGATCGCTATGTGGCAATCTGTCAGCCAATGCACTATTCTACCATGATGAGCCACAAACGTTGCCTCCAACTAGCCACAGTGTCCTGGACTATCCCCATGATCCATTCTTTGCTTTATACCATTTTGATGGTCCGCGTTGAGTTCTGCAACCCCGGGGAGATCCGTCATTTTATCTGTGACATTTATCCTGTTCTGGAGGTGTCTTGCTCGGACAACAAAGTCATAGATTTTGTCTTGATGACGGAGGGACTAGTAGAGATCCTGGGGCCATTTGTGCTCATTCTCATTTCCTACGCGTTCATCTTCTACTCCATCATGAGGATTCCGTCTACAATCGGAAAGCGCAAGGCCTTCTCCACGTGTGGGTCCCACATTTCTGTGGTGGTCTTGTTCTATGGCGGTGTGAGCTGGGTCTATTTCAATCCAAGTGCCAAGAACCCAGGCCTCCAGGACACGGTTGCAACTGTGATGTATACCATGGTGATCCCCATGCTGAATCCCTTCATCTACACCCTCAGGAACAATGAGATGAAGTTGGCCATGAGGAGAGTCATTAGGCAGCATTTCTATTAA
- the LOC132581980 gene encoding olfactory receptor 1J1-like → MNHRNTTDVSEFLLQGFPFQPEFQRLLFPLFLSIYLLTFLGNVTIILLIRCDIQLLQTPMYFLLSHLSLADLGFTSTTIPKALVNLLSQKKTISYHGCLAQMYFYVFFGNFDIFLLASMAYDRYVAICCPLHYSAMMSHKRCLQLATVSWVVPTIHSLLYTFLMSRVEFCDPEEIPHFFCDVFPLLSVCCSDTSLIGLTVMTEGVVEVLTPFVFIIVSYALIFYSIMKIPSATGKRKAFSTCGSHICVVLMYFGGISFVYFKPHSKSPGFQDTVATVLYTMVSPMLNPFIYSLRNSEMKAAMKRVIKQRFQ, encoded by the coding sequence ATGAATCACAGGAACACAACAGATGTTTCTGAGTTCCTCCTCCAAGGTTTTCCATTCCAGCCAGAGTTCCAAAGActcctcttccctctcttcctttccatCTATCTGCTCACCTTCCTGGGAAACGTCACAATCATCTTGTTAATCCGCTGTGACATACAGCTCCTCCAGACTCCCATGTACTTCCTGCTCAGCCACCTTTCCCTAGCTGACCTTGGTTTCACCTCCACCACCATCCCCAAGGCATTAGTTAACCTGCTGTCTCAGAAGAAGACTATCTCCTACCATGGTTGTCTGGCCCAGATGTATTTCTATGTGTTTTTTGGCAACTTCGACATCTTCCTGCTGGCTTCCATGGCCTACGACCGCTATGTGGCTATCTGCTGCCCGCTGCACTATTCCGCTATGATGAGCCACAAACGTTGCCTTCAACTTGCCACGGTGTCCTGGGTTGTCCCCACAATCCACTCCTTGCTTTATACATTTTTGATGTCCCGTGTCGAATTCTGTGACCCTGAAGAAATCCCTCATTTCTTCTGTGATGTTTTTCCGCTTTTGTCTGTCTGCTGCTCTGATACGAGCCTCATAGGTTTAACAGTGATGACCGAGGGGGTAGTAGAGGTTCTGACACCATTTGTGTTCATTATTGTCTCATATGCCCTCATCTTCTACTCCATCATGAAGATTCCATCTGCCACCGGGAAGCGCAAGGCCTTCTCCACGTGCGGGTCCCACATCTGCGTGGTGCTCATGTACTTTGGTGGTATCAGCTTTGTTTATTTCAAGCCACATTCCAAGAGCCCAGGCTTCCAGGACACTGTGGCGACCGTGCTGTATACCATGGTGAGCCCCATGCTGAATCCCTTCATCTACAGCCTCAGGAACAGCGAGATGAAGGCGGCCATGAAGAGGGTTATTAAGCAACGTTTTCAGTAA